Genomic segment of Synechococcus sp. A15-28:
TCTCATCGCTCAAGCCCGTGGAAGACATGCTCGATGCCCTGATCTGCGCCTGGATCGGCATCGAACACCTCGAAGGCCGAACTGTTGGCCTGGGTGATGCCACTGCTGCCATCTGGGTGCCTCAGGCCCTGACCAACCACTCACCAAGGTGAGGCCAATCACAAACCTTAAGCACCAACCAGGTGAACGACAAAACCGCCCAACCAGCCGATACTGACTGGAGAAGACAGGCGTTATGACCAGCTCGGCCCCGACAAGTGGACGTGACTGGAGCAAGCTTTTGATCTAACCCAAAATCGCTCACTCTCCTTTCTCAAACAACTCCCCGCCATGAGCTCTTCCACCACCATGATCACCTGTACTCCGGGTGTGCGTAGTGGAAAGCCCTGCCTGGCTGGAACACGAATCAGCGTGTCTGATGTACTCGAATATCTCGCCAGTGGGATGAGCCAGGGCGAGATCCTGGCGGATTTCCCCGA
This window contains:
- a CDS encoding DUF433 domain-containing protein, with amino-acid sequence MSSSTTMITCTPGVRSGKPCLAGTRISVSDVLEYLASGMSQGEILADFPDLKPEHIQAVLRFAAEREKRLSELTVA